One Vigna unguiculata cultivar IT97K-499-35 chromosome 7, ASM411807v1, whole genome shotgun sequence genomic region harbors:
- the LOC114190396 gene encoding LRR receptor-like serine/threonine-protein kinase ERL1 isoform X1, with the protein MEDNGLSPLFYVGHHKLKLLMSPLLLMLFLLFPFALPISEEGQALMAMKATFSNMADVLLDWDDVHNDDFCSWRGVFCENGSLTVISLNLSSLNLGGEISPAIGDLKNLQSIDLQGNKLTGQIPDEIGNCAALFLLDLSDNQLYGDIPFTLSKLKQLEFLNLKSNQLTGPIPSTLTQIPNLKTLDLARNMLTGEIPRLLYWNEVLQYLGLRGNMLSGTLSPDICQLTGLLYFDVRGNNLTGTIPDSIGNCSSFEIFDISYNQITGEIPFSIGFLQVATLSLQGNRLTGKIPEVIGLMQALAILDLSENELVGSIPPILGNLTFAGKLYLNGNMLTGPIPPELGNMSKLSYLILNDNHLTGEIPNELGKLEHLFELNLANNHFDGTIPRNISSCTALNQFNVQGNKLSGSIPLSFRNLGSLTYLNLSANNFKGTIPVELGHIINLDTLDLSCNKFSGNVPASVGYLEHLLTLNLSHNHLGGSLPAEFGNLRSIQILDMSFNNLSGSIPPEIGQLQNLMSLIMNNNDLRGKIPDQMTNCFSLTVLNLSYNNLSGLIPSMKNFSRFSADSFFGNSLLCGDWLGSICRPYIPKSRVIFSRVAVLCLTLGIMILLAMVIVAFYRSSQSKQLMKGSSRTGEGPPRLVILHMDMAIHTLDDIMRSTENLNEKYIIGYGASSTVYKCVLKNSRPIAIKRLYNQQPHNLKEFETELETVGSIRHRNLVTLHGYALTPDGNLLFYDYMANGSLWDLLHGPSKVKLDWDTRLRIAVGAAEGLAYLHHDCNPRIVHRDIKSSNILLDENFQAHLSDFGTAKCISTTRTHASTYVLGTIGYIDPEYARTSRLNEKSDVYSFGIVLLELLTGKKAVDNECNLHQLILAKTDNNTVMEAVDAEVSITCIDLAHVKKTFQLALLCTKKNPSERPTMHEVARVLVSLLPSPPSKILAPPAKKFDYANFVIEKGQPRKVEGQPHQEDNNSTNAQWFVRFGDVISKST; encoded by the exons ATGGAAGATAATGGCCTGTCGCCGTTGTTCTATGTTGGCCACCACAAGTTGAAGCTTCTCATGTctcctcttctgctcatgctCTTCCTTCTCTTTCCATTTGCTTTGCCCATCAGCGAAGAAG GACAAGCATTAATGGCGATGAAGGCTACTTTCAGCAATATGGCAGACGTGCTTCTTGACTGGGATGACGTCCACAATGACGACTTTTGTTCTTGGCGTGGAGTTTTCTGCGAAAATGGCAGCCTTACTGTGATTTCTCT GAACTTGTCCAGCTTGAACCTCGGCGGGGAGATATCCCCAGCCATTGGTGACTTGAAAAACTTGCAGTCAAT AGACTTGCAAGGGAATAAATTAACCGGGCAAATCCCAGATGAAATTGGAAACTGTGCGGCACTTTTTCTTTT GGATTTGTCTGATAATCAGCTTTATGGTGATATACCTTTCACCCTGTCAAAGCTAAAGCAACTTGAGTTTTT GAATTTAAAGAGTAATCAGTTAACTGGTCCTATCCCTTCAACCCTAACCCAAATTCCAAATCTCAAGACTCT TGATCTTGCTCGAAATATGCTCACTGGAGAGATCCCAAGATTACTCTATTGGAATGAAGTCTTGCAGTACCT TGGATTACGAGGGAACATGTTGAGTGGTACTCTGTCTCCTGATATATGCCAATTAACTGGATTGTTGTATTT TGATGTGAGAGGCAACAATTTGACTGGTACTATACCTGACAGCATAGGGAACTGTTCAAGTTTTGAAATCTT TGACATATCATATAATCAGATTACTGGAGAGATTCCATTTAGTATTGGGTTTCTGCAAGTTGCTACTTT GTCACTTCAAGGAAATAGATTAACTGGGAAGATTCCAGAAGTGATTGGTTTGATGCAAGCCCTTGCAATATT GGATTTGAGTGAGAATGAGTTAGTGGGATCAATTCCCCCGATACTTGGGAATCTGACCTTCGCTGGAAAGCT GTACCTTAATGGAAACATGCTTACTGGCCCGATACCTCCTGAACTAGGCAATATGTCCAAACTGAGCTACTT GATATTGAATGACAACCACCTAACTGGTGAAATTCCAAATGAGTTAGGGAAGCTAGAACATCTTTTTGAATT GAATCTTGCCAATAATCATTTTGATGGAACTATTCCACGTAACATAAGCTCCTGCACAGCCTTAAATCAGTT tAATGTGCAAGGTAATAAGTTAAGTGGTTCCATTCCATTGAGCTTCCGCAACCTTGGTAGTTTGACATACTT AAATCTATCTGCAAACAACTTCAAGGGGACCATACCCGTCGAGTTGGGGCATATTATTAATCTAGATACATT GGATCTATCATGCAATAAATTTTCAGGAAATGTTCCAGCATCTGTTGGTTATCTGGAACATCTCTTGACCCT CAACTTGAGTCACAACCATCTTGGAGGTTCCTTGCCAGCTGAATTTGGGAATCTCAGAAGCATTCAAATTCT TGACATGTCATTCAACAATCTCTCTGGTAGCATACCTCCGGAAATTGGACAGCTGCAGAACCTTATGTCTTT GATTATGAACAACAACGATCTGCGTGGGAAAATTCCTGATCAGATGACTAATTGTTTTAGTCTTACAGTATT aaatttgtcCTATAACAACCTTTCCGGTTTAATTCCTTCAATGAAGAACTTTTCAAGGTTTTCAGCTGACAG CTTCTTTGGAAATTCATTATTATGTGGAGATTGGTTGGGATCGATATGTCGTCCTTACATTCCAAAATCAAGAG TGATTTTCTCCAGAGTTGCTGTTTTATGTCTCACGCTGGGAATTATGATATTGTTAGCTATGGTCATTGTAGCCTTCTATAGATCCAGCCAATCTAAACAATTGATGAAGGGATCTAGCAGAACTGGAGAAG GTCCTCCAAGACTAGTTATTCTTCACATGGATATGGCTATCCACACCTTGGATGATATAATGAGAAGCACTGAGAATCTCAATGAGAAATATATCATAGGTTATGGTGCCTCTAGTACTGTATACAAATGTGTTTTGAAGAATTCCCGACCAATTGCAATTAAGCGACTGTATAATCAACAACCACACAATTTAAAGGAGTTTGAGACCGAACTTGAGACAGTTGGTAGCATCAGACATAGGAACCTTGTCACCTTGCATGGATATGCACTCACTCCCGATGGAAATCTTCTTTTCTATGACTATATGGCGAATGGCTCGTTGTGGGATCTTCTACATG GTCCCTCGAAGGTAAAACTTGATTGGGACACACGCCTGAGGATTGCTGTTGGAGCAGCCGAAGGACTAGCTTATCTCCATCATGACTGTAACCCGCGTATAGTTCATAGGGACATAAAATCTTCGAATATTTTGCTGGATGAGAACTTTCAGGCTCATCTATCTGATTTTGGTACTGCAAAATGCATCTCGACCACGAGAACTCATGCATCGACCTATGTCCTTGGAACCATAGGCTATATTGACCCTGAGTATGCCCGAACATCTAGGCTGAATGAAAAATCAGATGTGTATAGCTTTGGCATAGTTCTTTTGGAGCTACTAACTGGAAAGAAGGCAGTGGACAACGAGTGTAATTTGCATCAACTG ATATTGGCGAAGACAGATAACAACACTGTGATGGAGGCTGTGGATGCAGAGGTGTCTATAACCTGCATTGATCTAGCTCATGTTAAGAAGACCTTTCAGCTTGCTTTGCTTTGCACGAAAAAGAACCCTTCTGAGAGGCCTACCATGCATGAAGTAGCAAGGGTTCTGGTATCGCTACTTCCTTCACCTCCAAGTAAGATTCTTGCTCCACCTGCGAAGAAGTTTGACTATGCCAATTTTGTGATCGAGAAGGGACAACCTCGAAAAGTGGAAGGACAACCTCACCAAGAAGATAACAACTCAACCAATGCTCAATGGTTTGTTCGCTTTGGGGATGTTATATCCAAGAGCACTTGA
- the LOC114190396 gene encoding LRR receptor-like serine/threonine-protein kinase ERL2 isoform X2: MFCYFLNNVFPHCRQALMAMKATFSNMADVLLDWDDVHNDDFCSWRGVFCENGSLTVISLNLSSLNLGGEISPAIGDLKNLQSIDLQGNKLTGQIPDEIGNCAALFLLDLSDNQLYGDIPFTLSKLKQLEFLNLKSNQLTGPIPSTLTQIPNLKTLDLARNMLTGEIPRLLYWNEVLQYLGLRGNMLSGTLSPDICQLTGLLYFDVRGNNLTGTIPDSIGNCSSFEIFDISYNQITGEIPFSIGFLQVATLSLQGNRLTGKIPEVIGLMQALAILDLSENELVGSIPPILGNLTFAGKLYLNGNMLTGPIPPELGNMSKLSYLILNDNHLTGEIPNELGKLEHLFELNLANNHFDGTIPRNISSCTALNQFNVQGNKLSGSIPLSFRNLGSLTYLNLSANNFKGTIPVELGHIINLDTLDLSCNKFSGNVPASVGYLEHLLTLNLSHNHLGGSLPAEFGNLRSIQILDMSFNNLSGSIPPEIGQLQNLMSLIMNNNDLRGKIPDQMTNCFSLTVLNLSYNNLSGLIPSMKNFSRFSADSFFGNSLLCGDWLGSICRPYIPKSRVIFSRVAVLCLTLGIMILLAMVIVAFYRSSQSKQLMKGSSRTGEGPPRLVILHMDMAIHTLDDIMRSTENLNEKYIIGYGASSTVYKCVLKNSRPIAIKRLYNQQPHNLKEFETELETVGSIRHRNLVTLHGYALTPDGNLLFYDYMANGSLWDLLHGPSKVKLDWDTRLRIAVGAAEGLAYLHHDCNPRIVHRDIKSSNILLDENFQAHLSDFGTAKCISTTRTHASTYVLGTIGYIDPEYARTSRLNEKSDVYSFGIVLLELLTGKKAVDNECNLHQLILAKTDNNTVMEAVDAEVSITCIDLAHVKKTFQLALLCTKKNPSERPTMHEVARVLVSLLPSPPSKILAPPAKKFDYANFVIEKGQPRKVEGQPHQEDNNSTNAQWFVRFGDVISKST, translated from the exons atgttttgttattttctgAACAACGTTTTCCCCCATTGCC GACAAGCATTAATGGCGATGAAGGCTACTTTCAGCAATATGGCAGACGTGCTTCTTGACTGGGATGACGTCCACAATGACGACTTTTGTTCTTGGCGTGGAGTTTTCTGCGAAAATGGCAGCCTTACTGTGATTTCTCT GAACTTGTCCAGCTTGAACCTCGGCGGGGAGATATCCCCAGCCATTGGTGACTTGAAAAACTTGCAGTCAAT AGACTTGCAAGGGAATAAATTAACCGGGCAAATCCCAGATGAAATTGGAAACTGTGCGGCACTTTTTCTTTT GGATTTGTCTGATAATCAGCTTTATGGTGATATACCTTTCACCCTGTCAAAGCTAAAGCAACTTGAGTTTTT GAATTTAAAGAGTAATCAGTTAACTGGTCCTATCCCTTCAACCCTAACCCAAATTCCAAATCTCAAGACTCT TGATCTTGCTCGAAATATGCTCACTGGAGAGATCCCAAGATTACTCTATTGGAATGAAGTCTTGCAGTACCT TGGATTACGAGGGAACATGTTGAGTGGTACTCTGTCTCCTGATATATGCCAATTAACTGGATTGTTGTATTT TGATGTGAGAGGCAACAATTTGACTGGTACTATACCTGACAGCATAGGGAACTGTTCAAGTTTTGAAATCTT TGACATATCATATAATCAGATTACTGGAGAGATTCCATTTAGTATTGGGTTTCTGCAAGTTGCTACTTT GTCACTTCAAGGAAATAGATTAACTGGGAAGATTCCAGAAGTGATTGGTTTGATGCAAGCCCTTGCAATATT GGATTTGAGTGAGAATGAGTTAGTGGGATCAATTCCCCCGATACTTGGGAATCTGACCTTCGCTGGAAAGCT GTACCTTAATGGAAACATGCTTACTGGCCCGATACCTCCTGAACTAGGCAATATGTCCAAACTGAGCTACTT GATATTGAATGACAACCACCTAACTGGTGAAATTCCAAATGAGTTAGGGAAGCTAGAACATCTTTTTGAATT GAATCTTGCCAATAATCATTTTGATGGAACTATTCCACGTAACATAAGCTCCTGCACAGCCTTAAATCAGTT tAATGTGCAAGGTAATAAGTTAAGTGGTTCCATTCCATTGAGCTTCCGCAACCTTGGTAGTTTGACATACTT AAATCTATCTGCAAACAACTTCAAGGGGACCATACCCGTCGAGTTGGGGCATATTATTAATCTAGATACATT GGATCTATCATGCAATAAATTTTCAGGAAATGTTCCAGCATCTGTTGGTTATCTGGAACATCTCTTGACCCT CAACTTGAGTCACAACCATCTTGGAGGTTCCTTGCCAGCTGAATTTGGGAATCTCAGAAGCATTCAAATTCT TGACATGTCATTCAACAATCTCTCTGGTAGCATACCTCCGGAAATTGGACAGCTGCAGAACCTTATGTCTTT GATTATGAACAACAACGATCTGCGTGGGAAAATTCCTGATCAGATGACTAATTGTTTTAGTCTTACAGTATT aaatttgtcCTATAACAACCTTTCCGGTTTAATTCCTTCAATGAAGAACTTTTCAAGGTTTTCAGCTGACAG CTTCTTTGGAAATTCATTATTATGTGGAGATTGGTTGGGATCGATATGTCGTCCTTACATTCCAAAATCAAGAG TGATTTTCTCCAGAGTTGCTGTTTTATGTCTCACGCTGGGAATTATGATATTGTTAGCTATGGTCATTGTAGCCTTCTATAGATCCAGCCAATCTAAACAATTGATGAAGGGATCTAGCAGAACTGGAGAAG GTCCTCCAAGACTAGTTATTCTTCACATGGATATGGCTATCCACACCTTGGATGATATAATGAGAAGCACTGAGAATCTCAATGAGAAATATATCATAGGTTATGGTGCCTCTAGTACTGTATACAAATGTGTTTTGAAGAATTCCCGACCAATTGCAATTAAGCGACTGTATAATCAACAACCACACAATTTAAAGGAGTTTGAGACCGAACTTGAGACAGTTGGTAGCATCAGACATAGGAACCTTGTCACCTTGCATGGATATGCACTCACTCCCGATGGAAATCTTCTTTTCTATGACTATATGGCGAATGGCTCGTTGTGGGATCTTCTACATG GTCCCTCGAAGGTAAAACTTGATTGGGACACACGCCTGAGGATTGCTGTTGGAGCAGCCGAAGGACTAGCTTATCTCCATCATGACTGTAACCCGCGTATAGTTCATAGGGACATAAAATCTTCGAATATTTTGCTGGATGAGAACTTTCAGGCTCATCTATCTGATTTTGGTACTGCAAAATGCATCTCGACCACGAGAACTCATGCATCGACCTATGTCCTTGGAACCATAGGCTATATTGACCCTGAGTATGCCCGAACATCTAGGCTGAATGAAAAATCAGATGTGTATAGCTTTGGCATAGTTCTTTTGGAGCTACTAACTGGAAAGAAGGCAGTGGACAACGAGTGTAATTTGCATCAACTG ATATTGGCGAAGACAGATAACAACACTGTGATGGAGGCTGTGGATGCAGAGGTGTCTATAACCTGCATTGATCTAGCTCATGTTAAGAAGACCTTTCAGCTTGCTTTGCTTTGCACGAAAAAGAACCCTTCTGAGAGGCCTACCATGCATGAAGTAGCAAGGGTTCTGGTATCGCTACTTCCTTCACCTCCAAGTAAGATTCTTGCTCCACCTGCGAAGAAGTTTGACTATGCCAATTTTGTGATCGAGAAGGGACAACCTCGAAAAGTGGAAGGACAACCTCACCAAGAAGATAACAACTCAACCAATGCTCAATGGTTTGTTCGCTTTGGGGATGTTATATCCAAGAGCACTTGA
- the LOC114190396 gene encoding LRR receptor-like serine/threonine-protein kinase ERL2 isoform X3 — protein sequence MAMKATFSNMADVLLDWDDVHNDDFCSWRGVFCENGSLTVISLNLSSLNLGGEISPAIGDLKNLQSIDLQGNKLTGQIPDEIGNCAALFLLDLSDNQLYGDIPFTLSKLKQLEFLNLKSNQLTGPIPSTLTQIPNLKTLDLARNMLTGEIPRLLYWNEVLQYLGLRGNMLSGTLSPDICQLTGLLYFDVRGNNLTGTIPDSIGNCSSFEIFDISYNQITGEIPFSIGFLQVATLSLQGNRLTGKIPEVIGLMQALAILDLSENELVGSIPPILGNLTFAGKLYLNGNMLTGPIPPELGNMSKLSYLILNDNHLTGEIPNELGKLEHLFELNLANNHFDGTIPRNISSCTALNQFNVQGNKLSGSIPLSFRNLGSLTYLNLSANNFKGTIPVELGHIINLDTLDLSCNKFSGNVPASVGYLEHLLTLNLSHNHLGGSLPAEFGNLRSIQILDMSFNNLSGSIPPEIGQLQNLMSLIMNNNDLRGKIPDQMTNCFSLTVLNLSYNNLSGLIPSMKNFSRFSADSFFGNSLLCGDWLGSICRPYIPKSRVIFSRVAVLCLTLGIMILLAMVIVAFYRSSQSKQLMKGSSRTGEGPPRLVILHMDMAIHTLDDIMRSTENLNEKYIIGYGASSTVYKCVLKNSRPIAIKRLYNQQPHNLKEFETELETVGSIRHRNLVTLHGYALTPDGNLLFYDYMANGSLWDLLHGPSKVKLDWDTRLRIAVGAAEGLAYLHHDCNPRIVHRDIKSSNILLDENFQAHLSDFGTAKCISTTRTHASTYVLGTIGYIDPEYARTSRLNEKSDVYSFGIVLLELLTGKKAVDNECNLHQLILAKTDNNTVMEAVDAEVSITCIDLAHVKKTFQLALLCTKKNPSERPTMHEVARVLVSLLPSPPSKILAPPAKKFDYANFVIEKGQPRKVEGQPHQEDNNSTNAQWFVRFGDVISKST from the exons ATGGCGATGAAGGCTACTTTCAGCAATATGGCAGACGTGCTTCTTGACTGGGATGACGTCCACAATGACGACTTTTGTTCTTGGCGTGGAGTTTTCTGCGAAAATGGCAGCCTTACTGTGATTTCTCT GAACTTGTCCAGCTTGAACCTCGGCGGGGAGATATCCCCAGCCATTGGTGACTTGAAAAACTTGCAGTCAAT AGACTTGCAAGGGAATAAATTAACCGGGCAAATCCCAGATGAAATTGGAAACTGTGCGGCACTTTTTCTTTT GGATTTGTCTGATAATCAGCTTTATGGTGATATACCTTTCACCCTGTCAAAGCTAAAGCAACTTGAGTTTTT GAATTTAAAGAGTAATCAGTTAACTGGTCCTATCCCTTCAACCCTAACCCAAATTCCAAATCTCAAGACTCT TGATCTTGCTCGAAATATGCTCACTGGAGAGATCCCAAGATTACTCTATTGGAATGAAGTCTTGCAGTACCT TGGATTACGAGGGAACATGTTGAGTGGTACTCTGTCTCCTGATATATGCCAATTAACTGGATTGTTGTATTT TGATGTGAGAGGCAACAATTTGACTGGTACTATACCTGACAGCATAGGGAACTGTTCAAGTTTTGAAATCTT TGACATATCATATAATCAGATTACTGGAGAGATTCCATTTAGTATTGGGTTTCTGCAAGTTGCTACTTT GTCACTTCAAGGAAATAGATTAACTGGGAAGATTCCAGAAGTGATTGGTTTGATGCAAGCCCTTGCAATATT GGATTTGAGTGAGAATGAGTTAGTGGGATCAATTCCCCCGATACTTGGGAATCTGACCTTCGCTGGAAAGCT GTACCTTAATGGAAACATGCTTACTGGCCCGATACCTCCTGAACTAGGCAATATGTCCAAACTGAGCTACTT GATATTGAATGACAACCACCTAACTGGTGAAATTCCAAATGAGTTAGGGAAGCTAGAACATCTTTTTGAATT GAATCTTGCCAATAATCATTTTGATGGAACTATTCCACGTAACATAAGCTCCTGCACAGCCTTAAATCAGTT tAATGTGCAAGGTAATAAGTTAAGTGGTTCCATTCCATTGAGCTTCCGCAACCTTGGTAGTTTGACATACTT AAATCTATCTGCAAACAACTTCAAGGGGACCATACCCGTCGAGTTGGGGCATATTATTAATCTAGATACATT GGATCTATCATGCAATAAATTTTCAGGAAATGTTCCAGCATCTGTTGGTTATCTGGAACATCTCTTGACCCT CAACTTGAGTCACAACCATCTTGGAGGTTCCTTGCCAGCTGAATTTGGGAATCTCAGAAGCATTCAAATTCT TGACATGTCATTCAACAATCTCTCTGGTAGCATACCTCCGGAAATTGGACAGCTGCAGAACCTTATGTCTTT GATTATGAACAACAACGATCTGCGTGGGAAAATTCCTGATCAGATGACTAATTGTTTTAGTCTTACAGTATT aaatttgtcCTATAACAACCTTTCCGGTTTAATTCCTTCAATGAAGAACTTTTCAAGGTTTTCAGCTGACAG CTTCTTTGGAAATTCATTATTATGTGGAGATTGGTTGGGATCGATATGTCGTCCTTACATTCCAAAATCAAGAG TGATTTTCTCCAGAGTTGCTGTTTTATGTCTCACGCTGGGAATTATGATATTGTTAGCTATGGTCATTGTAGCCTTCTATAGATCCAGCCAATCTAAACAATTGATGAAGGGATCTAGCAGAACTGGAGAAG GTCCTCCAAGACTAGTTATTCTTCACATGGATATGGCTATCCACACCTTGGATGATATAATGAGAAGCACTGAGAATCTCAATGAGAAATATATCATAGGTTATGGTGCCTCTAGTACTGTATACAAATGTGTTTTGAAGAATTCCCGACCAATTGCAATTAAGCGACTGTATAATCAACAACCACACAATTTAAAGGAGTTTGAGACCGAACTTGAGACAGTTGGTAGCATCAGACATAGGAACCTTGTCACCTTGCATGGATATGCACTCACTCCCGATGGAAATCTTCTTTTCTATGACTATATGGCGAATGGCTCGTTGTGGGATCTTCTACATG GTCCCTCGAAGGTAAAACTTGATTGGGACACACGCCTGAGGATTGCTGTTGGAGCAGCCGAAGGACTAGCTTATCTCCATCATGACTGTAACCCGCGTATAGTTCATAGGGACATAAAATCTTCGAATATTTTGCTGGATGAGAACTTTCAGGCTCATCTATCTGATTTTGGTACTGCAAAATGCATCTCGACCACGAGAACTCATGCATCGACCTATGTCCTTGGAACCATAGGCTATATTGACCCTGAGTATGCCCGAACATCTAGGCTGAATGAAAAATCAGATGTGTATAGCTTTGGCATAGTTCTTTTGGAGCTACTAACTGGAAAGAAGGCAGTGGACAACGAGTGTAATTTGCATCAACTG ATATTGGCGAAGACAGATAACAACACTGTGATGGAGGCTGTGGATGCAGAGGTGTCTATAACCTGCATTGATCTAGCTCATGTTAAGAAGACCTTTCAGCTTGCTTTGCTTTGCACGAAAAAGAACCCTTCTGAGAGGCCTACCATGCATGAAGTAGCAAGGGTTCTGGTATCGCTACTTCCTTCACCTCCAAGTAAGATTCTTGCTCCACCTGCGAAGAAGTTTGACTATGCCAATTTTGTGATCGAGAAGGGACAACCTCGAAAAGTGGAAGGACAACCTCACCAAGAAGATAACAACTCAACCAATGCTCAATGGTTTGTTCGCTTTGGGGATGTTATATCCAAGAGCACTTGA
- the LOC114192274 gene encoding uncharacterized protein LOC114192274, producing MNETAKKKHIREPPSVPFIWEVKPGIPKKYWKPETEVSSVSHFPQTPLKLIASVPFVWEEKPGKPLPNFSDVSLDPVLPKPEKILIHVASSSGFSVACNFGHDGKGKGTCNYDSESITSLDLEAFTFDADESFANCVVPSEKVSTAIPPAETPSSPASSETDSSISSYATGRSSPIGATFLESLFPLYAPQFSFLARDENKEKETSRTQEVGIKDFDDEDVGSDMIRRPPTLGELIMMSRRSSCRRKAVQMKKWDQPKKMTRQQAFGCFPIVTNGKMMEGLLKRKYFPRLKLI from the exons atgaatgaaaCAGCAAAGAAAAAGCATATCAGGGAACCACCTTCAGTTCCTTTCATATGGGAAGTGAAGCCAGGCATTCCTAAGAAATATTGGAAGCCAGAAACTGAGGTTTCTTCAGTTAGCCACTTCCCTCAAACTCCTCTGAAGCTAATTGCCTCAGTTCCATTTGTTTGGGAAGAAAAACCAGGAAAACCCCTTCCTAATTTCTCAGATGTATCACTTGATCCTGTGCTTCCGAAACCCGAGAAAATCCTCATTCATGTAGCATCATCTTCAGGtttttctgttgcatgcaaCTTTGGTCACGATGGCAAAGGCAAAGGAACCTGCAATTATGACAGTGAAAGCATAACTAGCTTAGACCTTGAAGCTTTTACATTTGATGCAGACGAGTCATTTGCAAACTGTGTTGTGCCATCGGAAAAAGTTTCCACCGCCATTCCACCGGCCGAAACACCTTCCTCTCCGGCCTCCTCGGAGACAGATAGTAGCATAAGCAGCTATGCAACTGGCAGGTCAAGTCCAATCGGTGCTACTTTCCTTGAGAGCCTTTTTCCTCTGTATGCACCTCAGTTTAGTTTCCTTGCAAGGGATGAGAACAAGGAAAAAGAAACTTCAAGAACACAAGAAGTAGGAAtcaaagattttgatgatgaagaTGTTGGCAGTGACATGATAAGGAGGCCACCAACACTCGGAGAGCTAATTATGATGAGCCGGAGAAGCAGCTGCAGAAGAAAAGCGGTTCAAATGAAAAAATGGGATCAACCGAAG AAAATGACGAGACAACAAGCTTTTGGATGTTTCCCGATTGTGACTAATGGCAAAATGATGGAGGGGCTGCTGAAGAGAAAGTACTTTCCCAGACTTAAACTGATATAG
- the LOC114190261 gene encoding mediator of RNA polymerase II transcription subunit 31: MATKNESDDSTHTSPSSPKNIYKDPDDGRQRFLLELEFVQCLANPTYIHYLAQNRYFEDEAFIGYLKYLQYWQRPEYIKFIMYPHCLYFLELLQNANFRNAMAHPVNKELAHRQQFYFWKNYRNNRLKHILPRSLPEPSATSAVPAPVSTPAQAPASALPPVPATSVAVTAAPTQAPSPMSFGMPPGSGLAKNDMRNPTVDNRRKRK, from the exons ATGGCCACTAAAAACGAAAGCGACGATTCAACCCATACTTCTCCATCATC GCCGAAGAACATATACAAAGATCCAGATGATGGGCGGCAACGGTTTTTGCTTGAATTGGAGTTTGTTCAGTGCCTTGCCAATCCTACCTACATCCACT ATTTGGCTCAGAATCGATATTTTGAGGACGAAGCATTCATTGGATACTTAAAGTATCTTCAATATTGGCAGCGCCctgaatatattaaatttattat GTATCCTCATTGTCTTTATTTTCTTGAGCTGCTTCAGAATGCAAATTTTCGCAATGCAATGGCACATCCTGTCAATAAG GAACTGGCACATAGACAACAATTCTACTTCTGGAAGAATTATAGGAACAATCGGCTGAAACACATTTTACCAAGATCACTTCCTGAACCTAGTGCCACATCTGCAGTTCCTGCGCCCGTTTCAACTCCAGCTCAGGCACCTGCATCTGCACTACCACCAGTACCTGCTACAAGCGTTGCTGTCACAGCAGCACCTACTCAAGCTCCTTCTCCTATGTCGTTCGGTATGCCCCCTGGCTCTGGTCTAGCTAAAAATGACATGAGGAATCCTACAGTGGACAATAGAAGGAAGAGAAAGTGA